In Longimicrobiales bacterium, the following proteins share a genomic window:
- the speY gene encoding deoxyhypusine synthase, producing MAKSRYLSGPRIEPQAIAGDVSAADLIDTAFLAYNGGRLREGCRLFTERMLDDDVTVGLTLTGALTPAGLGMSALIPLIEAGFVDWIISTGANLYHDTHFGLGLEMRQGNPHVSDVSLREEEVVRIYDIFFDYSVLLDTDAFFRRMIRADEFQRSMSTAEFHWLAGKYVAERQKALGQTGKSLLSTCYEYDVPVYTSSPGDSSIGMNVAAGALQGLKLQYDVNADVNETASIVLDGKRRGGKSAIVIFGGGSPKNFALQTEPQIQEVLGIEEKGHDYFLQFTDARPDTGGLSGATPAEAVSWGKVDPDRLPDAVVCYTDSTISLPLLTAYALSRHGPREPKRLFRRREEMMQRLKEEYAASSRNEAAQDRARHENLDSTTLERVR from the coding sequence ATGGCGAAGAGCCGATACCTGAGTGGGCCGCGCATAGAGCCACAGGCGATCGCGGGAGACGTGAGCGCTGCCGATCTCATCGACACCGCATTCCTCGCCTATAACGGGGGCAGGCTCCGCGAAGGATGCCGGCTCTTCACGGAGCGGATGCTCGACGACGATGTCACGGTGGGTCTCACACTTACGGGAGCGCTGACGCCGGCAGGACTCGGCATGAGCGCACTCATCCCGCTCATCGAAGCCGGCTTCGTCGACTGGATCATATCGACCGGCGCGAACCTGTATCACGACACGCATTTCGGCCTCGGCCTCGAGATGCGACAGGGAAATCCCCATGTGTCCGACGTGTCGCTGCGGGAGGAGGAGGTGGTGCGCATCTACGACATCTTCTTCGATTACTCCGTGCTCCTCGACACCGACGCGTTCTTCCGCCGGATGATCCGCGCCGACGAATTCCAGCGCAGCATGTCCACCGCGGAGTTTCACTGGCTCGCCGGCAAGTACGTCGCGGAGCGGCAGAAGGCGCTCGGCCAGACCGGCAAGTCTCTGCTCTCCACCTGTTATGAATACGATGTTCCGGTATACACGTCGTCCCCGGGCGACTCATCGATCGGCATGAACGTCGCCGCAGGGGCACTGCAGGGACTGAAGCTGCAGTACGACGTGAACGCCGACGTGAACGAGACGGCGTCGATCGTGCTCGACGGGAAGCGGCGCGGCGGAAAGAGCGCGATCGTCATTTTCGGCGGCGGCTCACCGAAGAACTTCGCCCTCCAGACCGAGCCGCAGATCCAGGAAGTGCTCGGCATCGAAGAGAAGGGCCATGACTACTTTCTCCAGTTCACCGACGCGCGTCCGGACACGGGTGGACTGTCCGGGGCGACGCCCGCAGAGGCGGTCAGCTGGGGGAAGGTCGATCCCGATCGTCTGCCCGATGCCGTCGTGTGCTACACCGACTCCACGATCTCGCTGCCGCTGCTCACCGCCTATGCCCTGAGCCGTCATGGGCCGCGTGAGCCGAAGCGGCTGTTCCGGCGCCGC